One Anopheles marshallii chromosome 3, idAnoMarsDA_429_01, whole genome shotgun sequence genomic region harbors:
- the LOC128712355 gene encoding structural maintenance of chromosomes protein 4 translates to MSSAKKRRSGGDGGTKTAAPQKPPEPMDAVVDEDALMSEDEEGGTRIGGIYIPPPVPPYCSTECKGPRLIIECISNYNFKSYAGHVMLGPFHQRFSAIIGPNGSGKSNVIDSMLFVFGYRAQKIRSKKLSVLLHNSSKHPNTNSCTVGVHFKQIVDRDDGSFDEVPNSGFVVARTAFRDNSSYYTVDNKRVHFKEVSKLLKQHGIDLDHNRFLILQGEVESIAMMKAKAQTENECGLLEYLEDIVGTTRYKQPLLKINERVDSLNEERTEKHNRCKLAEREMKDLEKPMNEAVEYLKLENTLTRVRNQQIQKYISEQQRKIGEFSVERDQAAGILAKHDETYEALKAERTEKEKLVKEEIKQYDELVSAKESKETMLKNSLDNFAKVQANMRATNERRKKTMDQIQTEKKRLKELLAVPEKNQKEIEESQREIESLTKQKANVETKLTANLATLKDETKSLLEEKEKLQTELIDLKRAVDESKSALSIAESELKIVQHDEVMERRKLESLRYSYEETEKDLEEKQARLKMLEEALPATRAELETAQQKLVANGNEEKQLRQELRSVQGKLQESMATMQSTRSQGKVLDALMRQKNEGHIPGILGRLGNLGGIDARYDVAISTCCGTLDHIVVETIDTAKSCIEFLKQHDIGRASFIALEKIQHYERNCHTRIQTPEDVPRLFDLIHVEDQRVLPAFYFALRDTLVAENLDQGQRIAYGRQRFRVVTLGGDVIETSGTMSGGGRSQQRGRMGTSVQTKTSASEPAGISNREIEQMQIRAQDIQSQINYLQEQQGELESNIQKLTAKLKNQEMELKRMRMDVASLTQQMPRLKAQLDSQAERVASTHSDPEKVRALEEKVAGCKKAHESSTKKADKLQKDVDRYTDQITEITNSKVKVLQTKMNTLGKQIDKLSANISKLTVDITTSERNVKKSEDKIKSMEAEVEAAQDAIRKGNDERTQLELEASKLQEELEAMKEAITKAHEGSSSIKKEIVALQKREAEGKMKRLEFEQILQTIETKLQETKDTLPHWRDKLKPLKLHEIPGAPAEEPLKEYTEEQLSSYKLPDLQYQISILEEKLNTNKPNLSVIDEFLKKRDAYLKRVAVLEEITAKRNEMRQLYDDVRKKRFTEFMRGFHIITKKLKEMYQMITLGGDAELELIDSMDPFNEGIVFSVRPPKKSWKMISNLSGGEKTLSSLALVFALHYYKPSPLYVMDEIDAALDFKNVSIVAHYIKERTKNAQFIIISLRSNMFELSDYLVGIFKVSDCTNSVTIMNDPQKTITHIGTHRTNTQRQTQEFGFPNESINLKDDEGYRATLNASEENNATLESAAQTNKDTTAPEVPAEAPLMETSAAEESSTVEPSAEIQPMEVEEEAGKEAEDDEEKGEEEGPL, encoded by the exons ATGAGTAGTGCAAAGAAACGTCGCTCTGGAGGCGACGGGGGTACAAAAACTGCTGCTCCACAAAAACCACCGGAACCGATGGACGCGGTCGTCGATGAAGATGCGTTGATGTCGGAGGACGAGGAGGGTGGGACGCGTATTGGTGGCATATACATTCCACCACCAGTTCCACCGTACTGTTCTACGGAATGCAAAGGACCACGCTTAATTATTGAATGCATCTCGAACTATAACTTTAAAAGCTATGCCGGACACGTAATGCTTGGCCCGTTTCATCAGCGCTTTTCTGCCATCATCGGTCCGAACGGCAGTGGCAAAAGTAATGTGATCGATTCGATGCTGTTTGTGTTCGGCTACCGGGCACAGAAGATCCGCTCGAAGAAGCTCTCGGTCTTGTTGCACAACTCGTCGAAGCATCCAAACACAAACAGCTGCACGGTTGGTGTGCATTTCAAGCAGATCGTCGATCGGGATGATGGATCTTTCGACGAGGTGCCGAACAGCGGGTTTGTCGTTGCTCGGACGGCTTTCCGGGACAACAGCTCGTACTACACGGTCGACAACAAGCGCGTACATTTCAAGGAGGTGTCCAAACTGCTCAAACAGCACGGCATCGATCTGGACCATAATCGGTTTCTCATCCTGCAGGGTGAGGTGGAATCGATTGCAATGATGAAAGCGAAGGCACAGACGGAAAACGAGTGTGGGTTGCTGGAGTACCTTGAGGATATTGTCGGTACGACGCGATACAAGCAGCCGTTACTGAAAATTAACGAACGGGTCGATTCTTTGAACGAAGAGCGCACAGAAAAGCACAACCGTTGCAAGCTGGCCGAGCGCGAAATGAAAGACCTCGAAAAGCCGATGAATGAAGCAGTCGAATATCTGAAGCTGGAAAATACGTTGACCCGCGTACGAAACCAGCAAATACAAAAGTATATCAGCGAGCAGCAGCGCAAAATCGGTGAGTTCAGCGTGGAACGGGACCAGGCCGCCGGCATTCTTGCCAAACACGACGAAACGTACGAGGCGCTCAAAGCGGAACGCACTGAGAAGGAGAAACTGGTGAAGGAGGAAATTAAGCAGTATGATGAACTGGTCAGCGCGAAGGAAAGCAAGGAAACGATGCTAAAGAACTCGCTCGACAATTTTGCTAAGGTGCAAGCTAACATGCGTGCTACCAATGAGCGGCGCAAGAAAACGATGGACCAGATCCAAACGGAGAAGAAACGGCTGAAAGAATTGCTCGCCGTGCCGGAAAAGAACCAGAAGGAGATTGAAGAATCACAGAGAGAAATAGAATCGCTCACGAAGCAGAAAGCTAATGTCGAAACAAAACTGACGGCAAATCTGGCCACGCTCAAGGACGAAACGAAGTCACTGttggaagaaaaagagaagCTGCAGACGGAACTGATCGACTTGAAGCGTGCGGTCGATGAAAGCAAGTCGGCACTGTCGATCGCGGAATCAGAGCTGAAGATTGTCCAGCACGATGAAGTAATGGAACGGCGCAAGCTCGAATCGCTCCGCTACTCCTATGAAGAGACCGAAAAAGATCTAGAGGAGAAACAAGCTCGTCTAAAGATGCTGGAAGAGGCACTGCCTGCCACGCGGGCAGAGCTTGAAACGGCCCAACAAAAACTGGTGGCGAACGGCAACGAAGAGAAGCAACTGCGGCAAGAATTGCGTTCGGTGCAGGGCAAACTGCAGGAATCGATGGCCACTATGCAGTCGACACGCTCGCAGGGCAAAGTGTTGGATGCACTGATGCGCCAGAAGAACGAAGGGCACATCCCTGGTATTCTCGGGCGCTTGGGGAATCTTGGCGGTATCGATGCACGATACGACGTGGCCATTTCGACGTGCTGTGGGACGCTCGATCACATCGTGGTAGAAACGATCGATACGGCGAAGAGTTGCATTGAGTTTTTGAAGCAACACGATATCGGCCGGGCGTCGTTTATTGCGCTGGAGAAAATACAACATTACGAGCGCAATTGTCACACCAGAATACAGAC ACCCGAAGATGTACCCcgattgtttgatttaattcaCGTTGAAGACCAGCGTGTGCTGCCCGCATTCTATTTTGCCCTGCGCGACACATTGGTTGCGGAAAATCTCGATCAAGGCCAGCGAATTGCGTACGGACGGCAACGATTCCGCGTGGTTACGCTCGGCGGTGACGTGATCGAGACGTCCGGCACAATGTCCGGCGGTGGACGATCGCAACAGCGGGGCCGTATGGGCACGTCGGTGCAGACAAAGACGTCCGCAAGCGAACCGGCGGGGATTTCGAATCGTGAAATAGAACAGATGCAAATCCGTGCGCAAGATATTCAATCCCAGATCAACTACCTGCAGGAGCAGCAGGGCGAACTGGAGTCCAACATTCAGAAGCTCACGGCAAAGCTTAAGAACCAAGAAATGGAACTGAAACGAATGCGTATGGATGTGGCGAGTTTGACTCAGCAGATGCCCCGCCTGAAGGCACAACTAGATTCCCAGGCAGAACGTGTCGCAAGCACCCATTCCGATCCGGAAAAGGTGCGCGCCCTAGAAGAAAAGGTTGCGGGATGTAAGAAAGCACATGAAAGTTCGACCAAAAAAGCGGACAAACTGCAGAAAGACGTCGATCGGTACACGGATCAGATTACTGAAATTACCAACAGTAAGGTGAAGGTGCTGCAGACAAAGATGAACACACTGGGCAAACAAATTGACAAACTATCGGCCAACATCTCGAAGCTAACGGTGGACATCACTACATCCGAGCGGAATGTGAAGAAATCGGAAGATAAAATCAAGAGCATGGAAGCCGAGGTTGAGGCGGCACAGGATGCGATACGGAAGGGCAACGACGAACGTACGCAGCTTGAGTTGGAAGCGAGCAAACTGCAAGAGGAGCTAGAAGCTATGAAAGAGGCCATCACAAAGGCGCACGAAGGTTCGTCCAGCATCAAAAAAGAGATTGTTGCACTACAGAAGCGGGAGGCGGAGGGCAAAATGAAGCGCCTGGAGTTCGAGCAAATTCTGCAAACGATCGAAACGAAGCTGCAAGAAACGAAGGACACACTTCCACACTGGAGAGATAAG CTTAAACCGCTGAAGTTGCATGAAATTCCGGGTGCACCTGCGGAGGAACCGCTGAAAGAGTACACCGAGGAGCAACTGAGTAGCTACAAGCTACCCGACCTACAGTACCAGATCTCCATTCTGGAGGAAAAActcaacaccaacaaacccaACCTGTCCGTGATCGACGAGTTTCTGAAGAAGCGGGACGCTTATCTAAAGCGTGTTGCCGTGCTGGAAGAGATCACCGCCAAGCGCAATGAGATGCGGCAACTGTACGATGACGTGCGCAAGAAACGGTTTACCGAGTTTATGCGCGGGTTTCACATCATCACCAAGAAGCTGAAGGAGATGTACCAAATGATCACGCTCGGCGGTGATGCCGAGCTGGAGCTGATCGATTCGATGGATCCGTTCAACGAGGGTATCGTGTTCAGTGTGCGGCCACCGAAAAAGTCCTGGAAGATGATCTCGAACCTGTCCGGTGGTGAGAAGACGCTTTCGTCACTGGCGTTGGTGTTTGCGTTGCACTATTACAAACCATCGCCACTGTACGTGATGGACGAGATTGATGCTGCGCTAGACTTTAAGAACGTTTCGATTGTGGCACACTACATCAAG gaaCGTACAAAGAATGCACAGTTCATTATCATTTCGCTGCGCTCCAACATGTTTGAGCTGTCGGACTATTTGGTCGGTATCTTTAAGGTGAGCGATTGCACCAACTCCGTCACGATCATGAACGATCCGCAAAAGACCATTACGCACATCGGCACACATCGCACCAATACACAGCGGCAAACGCAGGAGTTCGGGTTTCCCAACGAGAGTATAAACCTGAAAGATGATGAAGGGTACAGAGCAACGCTAAACGCGTCGGAGGAGAACAACGCTACACTCGAATCAGCGGCACAGACGAACAAAGACACTACTGCGCCAGAAGTGCCAGCGGAAGCTCCGTTGATGGAAACAAGCGCGGCCGAAGAATCTAGTACTGTTGAACCAAGCGCCGAAATACAACCGATGGAAGTTGAAGAAGAAGCTGgaaaagaagcagaagatgATGAGGAGAAGGGGGAAGAAGAAGGACCACTTTGA
- the LOC128713792 gene encoding basic helix-loop-helix neural transcription factor TAP-like, protein MSSAYVQQQYNHNAMYGGGGMMGSGVGGMLDVSSYNHYNSMSAMGMGGTGGLCYGYGTDSGASEGYHSPGPVSSPESYYNNTSPAEYSPSSPYANYGYCSGGNSGTGIQSTHSNSTAASNQNVSCESYYSYASNNFKTGCPTVPRYSAAESSQSSDRSTLLNGFLKREESTQSVETRPAATIAAKRPAAITHQLPPGGSYYNPYAVPMARNRSSPAHSSSSSVSPTPSQSSGQSVVVVQPEIVKKRRLAANARERRRMNSLNDAFDRLRDVVPSLGNDRKLSKFETLQMAQTYIAALNELLSRD, encoded by the coding sequence ATGAGTTCGGCGTACGTacagcagcagtacaatcATAACGCGATGTACGGTGGTGGAGGTATGATGGGATCGGGTGTAGGCGGAATGCTCGATGTCTCGTCCTACAACCACTACAACAGTATGTCTGCCATGGGCATGGGTGGTACAGGAGGACTCTGTTACGGCTATGGTACGGACAGTGGAGCTTCGGAAGGGTACCATAGTCCCGGGCCGGTGTCGAGTCCCGAATCGTACTACAACAATACAAGCCCAGCCGAGTATAGTCCATCCAGCCCATATGCAAACTACGGATACTGTAGTGGAGGGAATTCTGGAACGGGAATTCAAAGCACCCACAGCAACAGCACTGCCGCCAGTAATCAAAACGTATCCTGCGAGTCGTACTACAGCTATGCCAGTAATAACTTCAAGACCGGCTGTCCAACAGTTCCACGGTACAGTGCAGCCGAATCGAGTCAATCATCCGATCGTTCTACACTGTTGAACGGCTTCCTAAAGCGGGAGGAAAGTACCCAGTCGGTTGAAACTCGACCCGCTGCAACAATCGCTGCGAAACGACCTGCTGCCATCACGCACCAACTTCCACCCGGTGGTAGTTACTACAATCCCTACGCGGTACCGATGGCTAGAAACCGATCCAGCCCTGCGCACAGCTCCAGCAGCTCCGTATCTCCGACACCATCGCAATCGAGTGGCCAATCGGTAGTGGTAGTGCAGCCGGAAATTGTGAAGAAGCGCCGCCTAGCGGCAAACGCACGAGAACGACGACGAATGAACAGCTTAAACGATGCATTCGATCGGCTACGGGACGTGGTACCATCGTTGGGGAACGATCGTAAGCTGTCCAAGTTCGAGACGCTCCAGATGGCACAGACGTACATAGC
- the LOC128716408 gene encoding probable ATP-dependent RNA helicase DDX23, with the protein MVNEKRRSRSRERDARADRDRERERDRDRERERERDRERERDRDRDWDRRRERDRDRHRDPPQRERPGDRDRAERDRERERERERERERDRTDEKDKPRKDKADDEQEEDLKKTETNVDLKADLVKKEPLSLEELLTKKKAEEAARSKPVFITKEQRAAEAVKRRQEEVAAMKAAAAANVPKFGDVPVTTLLNREKRDPLDKYDRRERERKMAANDERDKEKDADKRRSGAATTEAEPVVKDKEKEQEAIRERYLGIVKKKRRVRRLNDRKFVFDWDAGEDTSIDYNNLYKERHHVQFYGRGHVAGIDIKEQKRKQSKFYGDLLEKRRTEAEKEQEKVRLKKVKKKEDKQKWDDRHWSEKDVDEMTERDWRIFREDYNITIKGGKIPNPIRTWKESGFPKEILEIIDKVGYKDPTPIQRQAIPIGLQNRDIIGIAETGSGKTLAFLIPLLTWIQSLPKIDRLETADQGPYAIILAPTRELAQQIEEETQKFGTPLGIRTVVVVGGLSREEQGFRLRLGCEIVIATPGRLIDVLENRYLVLNQCTYIVMDEADRMIDMGFEPDVQKILEYMPVSNLKPDTEEAEDASKLMENFNTKKKYRQTVMFTATMPPAVERLARTYLRRPATVYIGSIGKPTERTEQIIHIMGENDKRKKLMEILSRGVEPPCIIFVNQKKGADVLAKGLEKLGYNACTLHGGKGQEQREYALASLKNGSKDILVATDVAGRGIDIKDVSLVINYDMAKTIEDYTHRIGRTGRAGKTGCAISFCTKDDSHLFYDLKQMLMSSPVSVCPPELMNHPDAQHKPGTVVTKKRREEKIFA; encoded by the coding sequence ATGGTGAATGAAAAACGTCGATCCCGTTCCAGGGAGCGGGATGCCCGGGCAGACCGTGATCGTGAAAGAGAACGAGACCGGGACCGCGAACGTGAACGTGAAAGGGATCGGGAACGAGAACGAGACCGTGACCGTGATTGGGACCGAAGGCGTGAACGTGATCGGGATCGACACCGCGATCCGCCACAAAGGGAACGCCCGGGAGACCGGGACCGGGCTGAGCGAGATCGGGAACGTGAACGTGAACGCGAACGGGAACGTGAACGTGATCGGACAGATGAAAAGGACAAACCACGCAAAGATAAGGCGGACGATGAACAAGAAGAAGACCTCAAAAAGACGGAAACGAACGTGGATCTTAAAGCGGACCTCGTGAAGAAAGAACCACTTTCGCTAGAGGAGCTTCTAACTAAAAAGAAAGCAGAAGAGGCCGCCCGTAGCAAACCGGTGTTCATAACCAAAGAGCAGCGCGCGGCGGAAGCTGTAAAGCGCCGTCAGGAAGAGGTAGCCGCCATGAAAGCTGCAGCCGCTGCGAATGTGCCCAAGTTTGGCGATGTTCCCGTAACAACCTTGTTAAACCGTGAAAAGCGGGATCCACTCGACAAGTATGATCGGCGCGAACGCGAGAGAAAAATGGCAGCCAATGATGAACGAGACAAGGAAAAGGACGCTGACAAAAGGCGTTCGGGTGCGGCCACAACAGAAGCCGAACCGGTTGTAAAAGACAAAGAAAAGGAGCAAGAAGCCATCCGGGAGCGGTATTTGGGTATTGTGAAGAAGAAACGTCGCGTAAGACGTTTGAACGATCGTaagtttgtgtttgattgGGATGCCGGTGAGGACACTTCGATCGATTACAACAACTTGTACAAAGAGCGACATCACGTGCAGTTTTACGGTAGAGGACATGTTGCTGGTATTGACATTAAGGAGCAGAAGCGCAAACAGAGCAAGTTTTATGGCGATCTGTTGGAGAAGCGCCGTACGGAGGCGGAGAAGGAGCAGGAGAAGGTACGTTTGAAGAaggtgaaaaagaaagaggACAAACAGAAGTGGGACGATCGGCACTGGTCGGAGAAAGATGTGGATGAGATGACGGAGCGCGATTGGCGTATCTTTCGGGAAGATTACAACATTACGATCAAGGGTGGCAAGATTCCGAACCCGATTCGCACGTGGAAGGAATCAGGCTTCCCGAAGGAAATTTTGGAAATTATCGACAAAGTTGGTTACAAGGATCCTACACCGATTCAGCGGCAGGCCATCCCGATCGGATTGCAAAATCGAGACATTATCGGTATTGCAGAGACGGGTTCTGGTAAAACTCTCGCTTTCCTTATCCCGCTATTGACGTGGATTCAATCACTGcccaaaatcgatcgattggagacAGCCGATCAAGGCCCTTATGCGATTATCCTTGCGCCAACGCGTGAACTTGCTCAGCAGATAGaggaagaaacacaaaagTTCGGTACACCGCTGGGCATTCGTACCGTTGTCGTCGTAGGTGGTTTGTCTCGTGAAGAGCAAGGATTCCGGCTGCGATTGGGTTGCGAGATAGTAATTGCTACTCCGGGTCGTTTGATCGATGTGCTGGAAAATCGCTATCTCGTCCTTAACCAATGTACGTACATCGTAATGGACGAAGCGGATCGTATGATTGACATGGGCTTCGAGCCGGACGTACAGAAGATCTTGGAGTACATGCCAGTGTCGAACTTGAAGCCGGACACCGAAGAAGCTGAAGATGCATCgaaattgatggaaaactttaacACGAAGAAGAAGTACAGACAAACGGTGATGTTTACCGCTACTATGCCACCGGCCGTAGAGCGACTTGCGCGAACGTATCTTCGTCGACCCGCCACCGTGTACATCGGCTCGATCGGTAAACCAACAGAGCGCACGGAACAGATCATCCACATAATGGGCGAGAACGATAAGCGCAAGAAGTTGATGGAAATTCTGTCACGTGGTGTCGAACCACCGTGCATCATTTTCGTCAACCAGAAGAAGGGTGCGGACGTGTTGGCGAAGGGTTTGGAAAAGTTGGGCTACAACGCGTGTACGCTGCACGGTGGCAAGGGACAGGAGCAGCGTGAGTATGCGCTGGCATCGCTTAAGAACGGTTCGAAGGACATCCTGGTCGCGACGGACGTTGCTGGACGTGGTATCGACATCAAGGATGTGTCGCTCGTAATCAACTACGATATGGCGAAAACGATCGAGGATTACACGCATCGTATCGGTCGTACCGGTCGTGCCGGAAAGACTGGTTGTGCGATTTCCTTCTGCACCAAGGACGACAGTCATCTATTCTACGATCTTAAGCAGATGCTTATGTCCAGCCCGGTATCAGTCTGTCCTCCGGAGCTGATGAACCATCCCGACGCCCAGCACAAACCAGGCACGGTAGTGACGAAGAAGCGAAGGGAAGAGAAAATATTCGCGTAA
- the LOC128710813 gene encoding plasminogen receptor (KT) translates to MGSFFSHPTGMEVVKKNQEYISEMNKIKMERWIQMHYQMKERETAMQISRARELFYWLASFYGVSTVGLIGRFRTTKRPGTLAPIVPLSFVVAYYADLAYGTKIHRIQAEAEMIMHNEPELLEWPSGLPTVSEIDSARLDIDDKIRLHPHQL, encoded by the exons atgggaaGCTTCTTTTCGCATCCGACCGGGATGGAAGTGGTCAAGAAGAATCAGGAATACATTTCCGAgatgaacaaaataaag ATGGAACGCTGGATTCAGATGCACTATCAGATGAAGGAACGTGAAACGGCGATGCAAATCTCACGGGCACGGGAGCTATTCTACTGGCTCGCATCGTTCTATGGCGTATCAACCGTCGGACTGATCGGACGGTTCCGGACCACGAAACGTCCTGGTACGCTTGCACCGATCGTACCGCTATCGTTTGTAGTCGCCTACTATGCGGATCTTGCGTACGGGACAAAGATACATCGAATACAAG CGGAAGCGGAAATGATTATGCATAACGAGCCAGAACTATTGGAGTGGCCCAGCGGACTACCCACGGTGTCGGAGATCGATTCGGCACGTCTTGATATTGATGATAAGATTCGACTCCATCCTCATCAGCTATGA